The following proteins are co-located in the Colletotrichum lupini chromosome 4, complete sequence genome:
- a CDS encoding potassium/sodium efflux P-type ATPase has product MIPVPGHQVHVYMFSQLPSRIFGFLAEHSHLCPLQLVFVQRLTHPSTPIGPSDRSWNLLESFYQVIRKLKDPEAEAMANHISGQSNKPMSRPAHALATEQVVQELRANPDDGLTPEDAKTRLEEYGRNEFGADKGVQPVKIFIGQIANAMTLVLILAMGASFGIKSWIEGGVVAGVIFLNITVGFHQEFKAAKTMDSLRSLSSPTAQAVREGRNITVPTVEIVPGDMVELKTGDTIPADVRIIEAVNFETNEALLTGESLPIRKEAAQTFDDETGPGDRLNVAYSSSTVTKGRARGIVFATGMYTEIGQIAAALRGKNSRRREVKRKEDGSATFGRYLQAWTLTLSDAVGRFLGVNVGTPLQRKLSKLAILLFGTAVVCALIVLGANNFNTTQEVVIYAVATGLAMIPASLVVVLTITMAAGTKRMVQRHVIVRQLKSLEALGGVTNICSDKTGTLTQGKMVVRKAWVPGKGTFSVSNTNEPFNPTTGDLGHSSGQPKDINFGSKEGDGEPFSNAEAEDRVKESTVLTDYFNVASLANLANVHKTPEGEWHARGDPTEIAIQVFASRFNWNRLRLAGESNRWQQIAEFPFDSDVKKMSVVFEDTQTKAASGNKTWLFTKGAVERVISSCPTIQMGDDVVELTKDIEQDILANMEALARLGLRVLAFASKSDIGTVDNHDNLDRANFEKDLTFRGLIGLYDPPRPESGPSVKKFHEAGVSVHMLTGDHPETARAIALEVGILPTRMNEISASVAKTMVMAAHDFDKLSDDEIHKLPNLPLVVARCAPQTKVRMIEALHRRERFVAMTGDGVNDSPSLKRADVGIAMGESGSDVAKEASDIILTDDNFASILNAVEEGRRMFDNIQKFVLHVLACNVAQALTLLIGLVFKDDSGLSVFPLAPVEVMWIIMITSGLPDMALGFEVAAPDIMDRPPQDMKIGVFTWELMLDMLVYGVWTATLCLASFVLVMFGWGNGQFGSNCNNTYSEECDTVFRARATCFASLTWFALFLAWEMVNMRRSFFRMQPKSTKYFTQWFWDTWRNKLLFFAILIGFITIFPLTYIPVLNTKVFKHAPITWEWGIVFVGAVLFFMGVESWKWAKRVYFRRVAHKAHGGTKDLESRVFGHYYTIGGVALDSSPTLGSRTMTNEKEMRDKGYGYSSGGSR; this is encoded by the exons ATGATTCCCGTCCCGGGGCACCAAGTACATGTATACATGTTCTCCCAACTCCCCTCTCGAATCTTTGGCTTTTT AGCAGAGCACTCACACCTTTGCCCGTTACAGCTCGTATTTGTCCAAAGACTTACACATCCCTCCACTCCGATTGGTCCCAGCGACCGCTCTTGGAATCTCTTGGAGAGCTTCTACCAGGTGATTCGGAAGTTG AAAGATCCCGAGGCTGAGGCTATGGCCAACCACATCTCTGGACAGTCTAATAAGCCCATGTCCAGGCCGGCACATGCTTTGGCTACCGAGCAAGTCGTCCAGGAGCTGAGAGCCAACCCAGACGACGGCTTGACACCCGAGGACGCCAAGACTCGTCTCGAAGAATATGGCCGCAACGAATTTGGCGCCGATAAGGGCGTTCAACCCGTCAAGATCTTCATTGGACAGATTGCCAATGCAATGACCTTG GTTCTGATCCTGGCCATGGGTGCTTCTTTTGGTATCAAGTCTTGGATCGAGGGAGGTGTCGTCGCTGGTGTTATCTTTCTTAACATTACTGTCGGCTTCCATCAAGAGTTCAAGGCCGCGAAGACGATGGATTCCCTTCGATCACTTAGCTCGCCTACTGCTCAGGCCGTACGCGAGGGCCGTAACATCACCGTCCCCACCGTCGAGATTGTGCCTGGCGACATGGTCGAGCTCAAGACTGGTGACACCATCCCCGCCGATGTTCGCATAATCGAAGCTGTCAACTTTGAAACAAACGAAGCCTTGCTCACGGGAGAGTCTCTCCCCATTCGCAAGGAGGCTGCTCAGACTTTTGATGATGAGACTGGACCTGGTGACCGCCTCAACGTCGCATACAGCTCCTCAACCGTTACGAAGGGGCGTGCCCGTGGTATCGTCTTCGCTACTGGCATGTATACCGAAATTGGTCAGATTGCTGCCGCCCTTCGGGGCAAGAACTCACGCCGCCGAGAGGTCAAGCGTAAGGAGGACGGCTCCGCCACCTTTGGGCGCTACCTTCAAGCATGGACTTTGACCCTTTCCGATGCTGTCGGGCGCTTTTTGGGCGTCAATGTTGGAACACCTCTGCAGAGGAAGTTGTCTAAGTTGGCAATCCTTCTCTTTGGTACCGCTGTCGTGTGCGCCCTGATCGTACTGGGAGCAAACAATTTCAACACAACGCAGGAGGTTGTGATTTACGCCGTTGCTACTGGTCTTGCGATGATTCCTGCCTCGTTGGTTGTGGTCTTGACGATTACCATGGCTGCTGGCACGAAACGAATGGTCCAGCGTCACGTTATTGTTCGCCAGTTGAAGAGTTTGGAGGCCCTCGGTGGTGTTACGA ACATTTGCTCTGACAAGACCGGAACTCTTACTCAAGGGAAAATGGTTGTCCGCAAGGCCTGGGTTCCTGGAAAGGGTACATTCTCCGTTAGCAACACTAACGAGCCCTTCAATCCTACAACGGGCGACCTCGGTCACAGTTCTGGCCAGCCCAAAGACATCAACTTCGGTTCCAAGGAGGGTGATGGCGAGCCATTCTCCAATGCCGAAGCTGAGGATCGTGTGAAGGAGAGTACCGTTCTCACGGACTACTTCAACGTCGCATCCCTCGCCAACTTGGCCAATGTCCACAAGACCCCTGAGGGAGAGTGGCACGCCCGTGGTGATCCTACCGAGATTGCCATTCAGGTTTTCGCATCCCGTTTCAACTGGAACAGGCTGCGTCTCGCTGGCGAGTCCAACCGGTGGCAGCAGATTGCCGAGTTCCCCTTCGACTCCGATGTCAAGAAGATGTCCGTCGTCTTCGAGGACACTCAGACAAAGGCAGCATCGGGAAACAAGACCTGGCTCTTCACCAAGGGTGCCGTCGAGCGTGTCATCTCTTCTTGCCCTACGATTCAAATGGGCGATGATGTCGTTGAGCTTACCAAGGACATTGAGCAGGACATTTTGGCCAATATGGAGGCTCTTGCCCGCCTTGGACTCCGTGTCCTGGCCTTTGCGAGCAAGTCTGACATCGGTACCGTTGATAACCATGATAACCTTGATCGCGCCAACTTCGAAAAGGACCTCACTTTCCGTGGCCTCATCGGTCTCTATGACCCTCCCCGTCCCGAATCCGGTCCTTCGGTCAAGAAATTCCACGAGGCCGGTGTCAGCGTTCACATGCTTACCGGCGACCATCCCGAAACTGCTCGTGCCATCGCCCTCGAGGTTGGTATTCTGCCCACGCGCATGAATGAGATTTCCGCGAGCGTGGCGAAAACGATGGTCATGGCTGCCCACGACTTCGACAAGCTCTCAGACGACGAGATTCATAAGCTGCCCAACCTCCCGCTGGTCGTCGCTCGCTGTGCCCCTCAGACTAAAGTTCGCATGATTGAGGCTCTTCACCGACGTGAGCGCTTTGTGGCCATGACAGGCGACGGTGTGAACGATTCTCCCAGTCTGAAGCGAGCTGACGTCGGTATCGCTATGGGTGAGAGCGGCTCTGATGTTGCTAAGGAGGCGTCCGACATTATACTCACTGACGACAATTTCGCATCGATTCTCAATGCCGTTGAAGAAGGTCGTCGCATGTTTGATAACATCCAGAAATTCGTCCTGCACGTGCTGGCCTGTAACGTCGCCCAGGCTCTGACTCTTCTTATCGGCTTGGTCTTCAAGGATGACAGCGGGCTTTCCGTGTTTCCCCTTGCGCCTGTCGAGGTCATGTGGATTATCATGATTACCTCCGGTCTTCCTGATATGGCTCTCGGGTTCGAAGTCGCTGCCCCGGATATCATGGACCGACCTCCGCAAGAC ATGAAAATCGGCGTCTTCACCTGGGAGCTGATGCTCGATATGCTTGTCTATGGTGTCTGGACTGCTACTCTCTGCCTTGCGTCTTTCGTGCTCGTCATGTTTGGCTGGGGCAACGGCCAATTCGGTAGCAACTGCAACAACACATACTCGGAAGAGTGCGATACTGTGTTCCGCGCCCGCGCAACCTGCTTCGCGAGTTTGACCTGGTTCGCCCTCTTCCTCGCCTGGGAGATGGTCAACATGCGCCGCTCTTTCTTCCGCATGCAACCCAAGAGCACAAAGTACTTCACCCAGTGGTTCTGGGATACTTGGCGCAACAAGCTTCTCTTCTTCGCCATCCTCATCGGCTTCATCACGATCTTCCCCCTCACCTACATTCCTGTGCTCAACACCAAGGTGTTCAAGCACGCACCTATTACATGGGAGTGGGGCATCGTCTTCGTCGGCGCGGTGCTCTTCTTCATGGGCGTGGAGTCGTGGAAGTGGGCGAAGCGCGTCTACTTCCGTCGCGTGGCGCACAAGGCTCACGGCGGCACCAAGGACCTTGAGAGCCGTGTGTTTGGCCACTACTATACCATTGGCGGTGTTGCGCTTGACTCGTCGCCTACCCTTGGTAGCCGGACGATGACGAACGAGAAGGAAATGCGGGATAAGGGCTACGGGTACTCTAGCGGAGGCAGCAGGTGA
- a CDS encoding UV damage endonuclease UvdE: MAAQKRKKSGITNGQPTTTEAANPVPDTPAPRRSARNISDVKTVTKPGAAMSPTEADLAKDQPPAKRRQISRKKAESENGVRRAIRELTEMENRLQNSTRNQRLAIETSHVPPGSTKPHSDKNAYKPHLAVHPSDPEKLARMAEEERSGTPNLDAAPIEGPDGEGAVGDVEDDKMRLENAPERGAGREPPVNSSYLPLPWTGRLGYACLNTYLRAANPPVFSSRTCRIASILQHRHPLADPSQPEHPTKNRPDENQPADIKRGQKYVEELGLANARDIVKMLRWNDKYGIKFMRLSSEMFPFASHEEYGYRLTPFAAEPLAEAGKVAAQLGHRLTTHPGQFTQLGSPRKEVITAAIRDLEYHDELLGLLRLPEQQNRDAIMILHMGGTYGDKASTLDRFRANYAKLSQSIKNRLVLENDDVAWSVHDLLPICEELNISMVLDFHHHNIIFDASQLREGTEDITKIYDRISATWTRKNIKQKMHYSESCPSATTPRDRRKHSPRVRTLPPCPPDADLMIEAKDKEQAVFELMRTFRLPGWDLSNNVVPHERLDEIRPNKAVAKKDGKKKPKKSKKKKDDDDDEDEEPEEPESVPVEEKTIAPEDFGMGGPQHRVYWPEGMEEWLRPKKREVKKAKSTQIKEEIKKEDD; the protein is encoded by the exons ATGGCCGCACAGAAGCGAAAGAAGTCCGGTATAACAAATGGACAACCTACTACCACCGAGGCTGCAAACCCTGTCCCCGACACTCCGGCTCCGCGCCGATCCGCCAGAAACATCAGCGACGTGAAAACAGTCACCAAGCCCGGCGCCGCCATGAGTCCCACCGAGGCCGATCTTGCAAAAGACCAACCACCGGCTAAGCGCCGCCAGATTAGCCGCAAGAAGGCCGAGTCTGAGAATGGCGTGCGCCGTGCCATAAGAGAGCTCACTGAGATGGAGAATCGTCTACAGAATTCCACCAGGAACCAGCGTCTTGCCATCGAGACGAGCCATGTCCCGCCTGGTTCAACCAAGCCTCACTCAGACAAAAACGCGTATAAACCTCACTTGGCAGTCCATCCGTCAGATCCAGAGAAGCTCGCCCGGATGGCTGAAGAGGAGCGATCCGGTACCCCCAATTTGGATGCCGCCCCAATCGAAGGTCCGGACGGGGAAGGCGCAGTCGGTGACGTCGAGGACGACAAGATGCGCCTCGAGAACGCCCCGGAGAGAGGTGCTGGACGAGAGCCGCCTGTAAACAGCAGCTACCTGCCTCTCCCATGGACTGGAAGGTTGGGTTAC GCCTGTCTCAATACCTATCTCCGCGCCGCAAATCCACCCGTCTTCAGTTCAAGAACTTGCCGCATAGCCTCCATATTACAACATCGTCACCCGCTTGCTGATCCATCTCAGCCTGAACACCCTACTAAGAATCGCCCCGACGAAAACCAGCCCGCCGATATCAAACGCGGTCAGAAGTATGTTGAGGAACTGGGCTTGGCCAATGCTCGGGATATTGTGAAAATGCTTCGCTGGAACGACAAGTACGGCATCAAGTTCATGCGACTCAGCTCAGAAATGTTTCCGTTTGCTAGCCATGAAGAATACGGCTACCGCCTCACCCCGTTCGCTGCGGAGCCTCTTGCAGAAGCCGGAAAAGTCGCTGCACAACTAGGCCACAGACTGACGACGCACCCCGGCCAGTTTACTCAGCTCGGCTCACCACGCAAAGAAGTCATCACAGCCGCAATTCGCGATCTTGAATATCACGATGAGTTGCTCGGCCTTCTCCGTCTCCCGGAGCAGCAAAATAGGGACGCCATCATGATATTGCATATGGGTGGCACTTACGGCGACAAAGCATCTACGCTGGATCGATTCCGTGCCAACTATGCTAAGCTGTCACAGTCTATCAAGAACCGACTTGTCCTCGAGAACGACGATGTTGCCTGGTCTGTCCATGACCTACTACCTATCTGCGAGGAGTTGAACATCTCAATGGTTCTGGACTTCCATCACCACAACATCATTTTCGACGCAAGCCAATTGCGTGAGGGTACCGAGGATATTACGAAGATCTACGACAGGATCAGTGCTACATGGACGCGCAAGAACATCAAGCAAAAGATGCACTATAGCGAATCCTGTCCGAGCGCTACCACACCCCGGGACCGAAGAAAACACTCTCCGCGAGTGCGCACTCTTCCACCGTGCCCTCCTGACGCAGATCTCATGATCGAGGCCAAAGATAAGGAGCAGGCTGTCTTTGAACTCATGCGAACATTCAGGCTTCCGGGATGGGACTTATCCAACAACGTGGTGCCACACGAGCGACTGGATGAAATCCGACCGAACAAGGCGGTCGCTAAGAAGGATGGCAAAAAGAAGCCTAAGAAatccaagaagaagaaggatgatgacgacgacgaagacgagGAACCAGAGGAACCTGAATCCGTTCCTGTAGAAGAGAAAACCATAGCCCCTGAGGATTTCGGCATGGGTGGACCGCAACATAGGGTGTATTGGCCTGAGGGTATGGAGGAATGGTTGAGGCCCAAGAAGCGGGAGGTCAAGAAAGCAAAATCAACGCAAATCAAAGAGGAGATCAAGAAGGAAGATGATTAA